Sequence from the Helianthus annuus cultivar XRQ/B chromosome 13, HanXRQr2.0-SUNRISE, whole genome shotgun sequence genome:
ATCTTTATTCTTACAACATTCGGAAAATTTTAACATTTTCACCAATTATTATGAGACTCCATCTCATACCCTAAGATAAAGACTAAAATAAGGGACTAAAATCGCATTCCCTATATATAGGGATTCACCAGAAAAACCCCTTTGACGAGACAAACAATGATTTATattacaagattattttaaacATTCAGAACACACCTACACGCATACTAGCTCAATATTTAAACGACATTGTTATCACAACAATAACGTACTCGATCAAATCCCCCTTCATAACTAAAATTCGTTTATGGTAGTAGTCCATTAAAGCACAATAGCCACAATAAACAAAGTATAATACATGTAAATGTGGTTTTGTCTTCAACTAGCTTCATAGAAATCAACGTCTCTTTCAGCTGCAAGAAACATATCTTAGCAAAAACAAATAAACGGCAACAATAACGAAAGGCGTTGTTTATTGTTCCATACTTGTACGTATTTTAATAATTGACATTATAAAATTAAtttttaatcaagtttaaattaGTTTTGTAATTGAGTGATACTAAAAAGTCATGTTAAAACATAATTTATCATAGTTTattattgtgttttttttttatgtaatttgttaAATAAGTAAGAAATATGTAAAAGAAACAAAGTAGATTGTATATTACATATTTgtcattatatattatatattccTTATATAATAAAACATACGATAAAATGTAAATGTATTTGAATTTAGATTGTTTTAAGCGTAGTAAAAATCCTTTTAAGAATATCTTCAATGCTTAACGCTTCAAAGGCATATTTGCTCATTTCCAAATCATCAATGCCCAaaccttctctctctctctctacggaCATCATATACTCTCTCATCTCCTATCACTACTTTAGCGCTTCAAAAGCGCTTCCTCACTTCACAATTTCCAAATCTCGGGTTCTCACAATTCAAAACTCTCGGGTTCTCCATATTCCCAAATCTCATGCTCTCCCAATTTATGAATTCCAGAATCTCCCAATCATCCACAAACCTCCTTCGAACTCAATTTCCAGTCACCACCACATTTTTAGGTTCCCCCAATCTTATAATATTAAAACAATACATTTTGGGAACTTTTTACCTATTACTATTGGAAAGGAGATAGGTGCTTTCAAAGGATATGTGTTTTTTATGTGTTAGATAAGTGGACCTGTTTTGGGTACTTAAGCCttcttttataatattaaaacaATCTTATATGGTGTTTTAAGAGAGAGAGGGAGTACAATTTTGATGAGTGGACCGTTATCATTGTGAATGTTTAAGCCTTCTCTAATATGGTGTTTTTGGTTTTTTAAGAGAGTACGATATTGAGGAAAGAGAAAGGAAGAGTGATGGTCGGTTTCGTGAAAGAACCCTTCAAACGAGCTTATGCGATTGTAGGAAGGAAAGAGAAGATGATGTGGTGGCAGATTTTAACGTTTGTGAGGATGACAGTTTCGTAGGTCTCTACAGTTGCTTAATTGGCAACGTCTTTGAGACCTACGGCTCGGGTGCTATAAGTATATGAAAATAGTATAGTATGATGTTTTTAGATTAAATTCAAGTTGAAATTGTATTTTTATGGTTGGATTTAGAAAGATGaccattttattattatttatatattgatattgattgattgatataataaaataataacaacATAACTAAAAAATTACCAAAAAAAACTTCATACCCATAAATAAAGTCATCCGTTGCATCAACCGATaagaaactaaaaaaagaaaaacattgcGATCTACAAATGTACAATATATATCCAATAATAAAGTGGCTTTAAAAATACAACCAACTTACTAATTTACACATCATTCATAATTTTAACTTTTAAACTTTTAAGTGTAACATTTCTAATAATTTTAACTTTTAATCTTTTAAGTGTAACATTTCTAGCTCCATATGTACAACCCGATCCACCGGAAACTACCAACACTGGTCCGTTTCCCATCTCCGGCCACTATAACCACTGAATCCCGCCGGAGACGAACTCAAAATCGAACTCCGGACGCTCATTTTCTGTCTCACGAACAAACTCCGATCATAATCCGCTCGTTTTCCCGGATCCGACAACGTAGCGTACGCAGAATGCACTTTCATAAACTCATCAGCCGATGAATCACAGTTTCCGACATCAGGATGCAAAACTCTGGCTAATCTCCGGTACGCCGCCTTGATCTCCACCGTATCGGCTCCGATTTGTATTCCGAGCACATCGTAGAGTGAAGATTGATTAGTAATCCGTTGAGATCTGGTTGAAAACGACGCCGTTCGTTCAGCTGTGGCGAAATTGGCGGAAATTGGTTGTCGATTGACGGTGAAATTGGGGGAAGTGAAGAAGCAGGATGAAGATGAAAACGCCATCGTTTTGAAGTAAGTGTGCAGAGGAGATTGGAAGAATATGTGTGGGTTTTTCTTGAGTGGTGAGAGGGAATGGATAAGGGGTTATGTTATATAGATGCGAAAAACCGATGGGTGCTGAGCTGGATATTATGTAGGAATTGGTGAAGATTATCCTGTATAATTTGCTGCTATCCACTCGCTCATTTATGGGGTCATGTGAGTAGGCAGGTGTCGGTGTGGCAGAGTGGCATTGGTGTGTCCGTATACGAAGAAAGTCGACTGTTTTCTTTTGGTTTCAATGGCCCAATGTTTTTAAAACAGTGGTTAAACCGTGGCTTACTTACTCGTTTTGGAttcattggttttttttttttttttttttttttttttttttttttttaaccaggTTATGCAACCTGTGTGGTGGATAATTAGAAAACGTTTGGTATGTGTTATCGTTTCACAATTTTTTATACTGACGTAAGAAAGTTTGCCACATCACTGTTAACTTGTGCTctcactttttttttattttttattttatttttagtatgTAATGGTTTTACTTTTTACAAGTTCACACACCCAttcaaataatattaaaaaaagaacTTATTTGATTGGTTGATGAGCATGGGTGATAACACATGGCATAATAGAAAACTTTATGGATCATATTGACGTATTGACACTGGCAAAATGCCTCCTCACCTGGGGCGTGACCTGGAAAGTGGTAACATATGGCCAGTATTTTTACAGCTCGTAGGAATTTTAAACTTTGTAGCCAATTCTtaacttatatttttatatacatataatatattatttattatttgtgcatatttaaGTGGGCAGTTAAATATCTATAACATATTTGGAGGTCAATTAAGATGCTAATTAACTTATATCGTATTTCGTTGAAATTTGAAACTTATTTTACATTTGGTTGAACTTAATTTATGCGTGTAATGTATTCAATTAAACTTATTTTGGATATGTTCTTTTAAACTATTGAATTTTAAAAGGTATGTATTAAATTTgctttttagattgagcttaaccAAGCCAAGttcgagcttagattttcagctcagTTTATAATCGAGCAGAGCCCGAGCTTGCTCTAGCTCAGCTCAAATCAGCTTGGCTCGTGCACAACACTACATGAAGCATTCTTAtgattatattttaaattttaaattttaaatttttataattaCCAACCTAGACACACATACACAACACACATACAAAAGTGAATTAAAAGTAAAACCACTAATTAATTCATAACTTTTTTTAGTGGCAAAGAATCTTACGTGTAAGCTCACCTTGCTCTGGGCTATGTCCAAGATCGACCACTCGAACGCCACATAATTTTTTCGTTTTCTTTATACCGTTGAGCACTACATACATCTAGTTATGTGATCACGATTCTTTATTTTGATATTCTGTTGACTAAGTTGTTATCATGTCCTAATGTTCACTATTGAATTGAAAATTATCATACTCCGTGCTAGATTGGGCACACATATAATTGTGGTTCAAAGTTTCTCCAATCTTCTTATCGTTTATATGTCTTTATCGGTACAAGTTAAGTTTTTATGAGATGCAGAAACTATCTAAAAATTGTCTATTAATTTGTCAACATCACAATACATCCACTAATATCAGCCTTTCGGTGCATGAAATTCAAGGATAAAATCTTTGATAATGATCTCTTATGATTTACTCTTTTGTTACATATTTGGTGATTTGTTCGGAtgttatatatgtttttttttttctaagggATCGTCTAAATTGACCTTAAATGTTTTATATTACGTTTAACCATTTATGTTTCACACTACTGCCCGCGTTATGGGACGGTAAACGGAATATTTCTCAGTTTAATAACATACAGGTCTGTGTTTCGgtttacttgtacatactactcataacatgatctcaataaaaattacatcgagaGATAGATAAAAATACACGTGCCAAATGATTTTTGCTTTAGTAAGTTTAGGAATTATAAAGTAACTTTATTAAAGTCCAGAGTAGTAGCGGTGCCCACCAATAGCTAATGGTCACTATTCCCCCGGGTTGATTcgtaactgtcacaccctgacttttgcggaagtgtgattatggtgtgactttcttaatatcattgcaatcaatcataacaacaactatatgataaaaaccatagagggtcatccattaaataagtttaaaacatcACGAATAACATTGTTTGGAACatagacttcaaattcaagtttaCAAACCATACGAATTGTTTAAGAGTTCACAAGGACTCATCAAAAGTCTCTAAATAAAACCAAGATTTGGAAGTCGTGTCTTGTCCAGGATAGGACAACCAAACCAAATCtcaagaccatggatgacatctctTATTCTTAACAACTCTTGTAACTTccgaacgcccgccagatccacattCTTAATTCTctgaaatacatgtattttgaaaacatcaacaaaagttgagcgagatcatgtgtttgtttgtgtgtatgaatGAAACCTTGTAAATATTGAATGTATGTAAGTTTGTAAATCCTAGTATGAAAGCAAAAACGAGAAAACAGAtcgattaatggtttgcaaggccattaacatgcgtgcaacggcgtaggaaggctcaaacctagcagattttgtaccgggcctccggctgtaagacatagtcacctcatgggacAAACTCCAGTCCACATGGGtatgggctcgctacacccaaatagatctatcactcatgcccctcggtcctaacacgaggattaatggtcttaagagtgcgcctacccattcacatgatctactgtactttccaaagctaaccataccaattgtaattgtatgtaatcattttgtaacatgtacttcacccccgaagttataaaacaaaacagtttaaagaaaagggggacatgaactcccTGTCTCGCGTCTTCAGTCACCATAACTCAAAGTTCCACCTGGCGtatacgactacctacaacgtactaatgtctattagacgaacgagccgtgccttgacttagtattaatgtCTTGGAGTTACGATTCTTTTGGTGTCTCAGATATCATTCCAAGTTATAcaattacttgttaaaataattaatattttaacttaaattatatttattaaattttggaataattgttaaaacaattattttaacttaatacttcccaagtatttatacttatgtttCCTCCCCAAGGATTGGGGTATCTTTCACTTGTATATTTTTGTCATTTATCggggtcgtattccggtgtgtatttatacgtacgggAATACGTATTtttttattgtattcattaagtatCCTTTATACTTAGTTTCATATTAATTATTCCagaatattatctttaataaagattcaatatatatattttcaaatatatattttgaggaatattacttagaaaaattataatttttctttggtaaaaatatttgtattttctcataagttcaaatataatatattttcaagtccaacttggaaaatatatttaaactcaTTTTTCTTCGAAGAATGATATAttcatatttatttgagaaaatatatttttctcccaaaaatattgtatttcatgtttgtataaaaaatatatatttcttaaaaataatatattttctaacaatttcaagaaaaatatatatttcatacttgccaaaaataatatatttttccttatcaaaaatatgatatactctTGTAGTAATTGTAAAAGTCATATTTTTTACTTCcttgatgtccaaaatattattcTCTAAAATATACCTTGTGAATAaatttttccggaatattttgtaagtcttATTCTATAGTTCGGTTTTTACCAATATTTTTATGTAGATGTGCATATTTATTCCTTGGAATTTTTGTAATATTTTGGAtggtaatttttggtatttttgtgagttatattatttcaagtcctaaaataatataagtaatacacaaagtatacaaataatcacactcATGGTGTCTTCTAAATATGTATTTCCTAATTacatatttagttatttttatttaggaaaaccaacctccaatatttatatttttaaaacaaaaattatggcaaagtttatgtaggaaattcatggtttaaaatacacttgtaaatatttgtttaaaaatatttttctaagtgtttatatttttagaaaattttgccatagtttcccctaaaaacggaggtttccatgctttcgagcatatcattttcttttgtaaaaatcatcacaatctATTCACCAACAATAATAAACAACCTTtacttaccaatttgccaaaaatTATGCATtttctactacttcatgaacttgaatatttgtaaaaatttgtagtaacttactactGTTCTTAGTATGTCTTGTTACCCTTATAAATGTtgttagttctttaaaaacttcatttttaaagaagttagatgtttacaacttcttgttacattttctaaaaatgttttcttatgaaattttcttgttacacaagtgtttctacacttgtttaaccaccaaaaatagagtttgtttatgtaagatccaagatttaatgaaacttatatttttaacttggttcttttgaaaaaccacccatggatctttagatctacatgacTAACAACCTACTTTGATCTTCATTTTCAAGAAAACCATTTAttccttcaagttcatgattcatgtgtggatgatccatcatcctacaacatttctactttctcatcttgctagattatgtttttaatcatgatctagcaagatcttatgatgatcaacatcatttctacaaacaatcaaggatcaacaagcataacaactcaTATTCATTAAGGTTACTTCATTaaacaagcttatgttcatgtttacttcttatgatctttagtgttctttaAGATTTTGATTATAATTCttctttaaccactaaaaatagaagtaaaatgGAGTGTACAAGGTTCTTACCACTACcgcaaggctagggatgattcaagtgaagaaaacaagtggataaaagcaagcaAGAGAGGTCCTTGAACTTCCACAAGCTCCAAGCTTCTTTGTATGATCTTTAACACCCTTGAGAGTATGTAGAATGAATGGAAGTGAAGTGATGgtgatgatatggtggtggtggttttcgGCCGAGAccaagaagaagaaggagagaaAGTTGGGGTGTGTTGTGATGAATGAGAATGGTAAGTTAGGGTCTTGTGGTTTATAACATAATCTTTCCAACATGTGCTTATCCACTGTGTTTTATGTCTCTAAAGGTTTAAACAAGATCTATTAAACAATTGAATAAAATCATGGGTGGGTCCACCCATCCAAACCGTCTccagggggggggggtgtttagttGGGTGGTGATGGTAAGTTAAGTTAATTTGGTTGAAATCTAATGTCTAGTTAGTGTATTATGTGTGTTATATCTTTATAGGAtatgttatggtgttcggggaccataactagcttggtaatgttaaaacaatgcttctagtgaaaatttggtgtttcgggtagtgtccggttgttcggttggttaccggttcgttaaagtgctaaactatgcagtttagtgtgctttatgtaccattttgtgacacttttgattcccgacacttaggaatgcattcaggaccatttaaacatttttctgcatGATTTCAGATAGttcaaatgctgaattttgctgatttcagcactttgggtgagttttaggcactttccggcacttaaactatccctagaaaggcagttttgtgatccttactttcctacacactactagtgtagtacttggtttctggctcgtTCTGTGTCTCATtgcactgtctgtctatgtgctgagtTCTATCAACATTTTCCTGGTTTATCAGGTATTTGTGCTAACTGTACTTAATGCATCATTGGAGGCAATATAGCTTTCATGCAATATTGGTATGATATTAAACAAtgatgatgcacatgtatgtgtatagcagaaatcagaaagcagttaattgtaattcagcacagtcattaagcactaatcatggttaattaattGTACGAATACCTGGATTTTTGATAGTTGTCaaattctccccctgttaagaaaatctcgtcctcgaaATTTTTAGCTTTATTACTAGCAGCCGGGGAGTTAGGGAACAAATGCGGGTATGTTGCTTTCAtgcggtcctcacgctcccaagtaaactctgggtcGTGACGCACGTTCCATCGAACCTTAACTAGTTTAACACTACTCCTCCGAGTTTTGTTAactttccagtcagtaacctcaacgggttcttcggtgaagtggagtgtgtcgtcttTGTGAACTTCATCAGCAGGAATAACCACTGTCCCTGAGTTGGgctcttcttcagattggatacatgaaatgtatcatgaacaccattaagttctGCAGGTAgttccaacttgtaagctacaagACCAATCCTTTCCAGGATTTTGAACGGTCCAATGAATCGTGGGTTTAACTtaccacgctttccaaagcgtgccacacctttctatggtgagacttttaacagTACCAAATTTCCCACTTCAAATTCTaaaggtttccttctttggtctgcatagctcttttgtcgatcacgagccgccttgatgcgctctcggatctgcatgatCTTATCTGTCGTTTATTGGACCAATTCGGGACCAACTAGCTGTTTATCGCCTGCATCTGCCCAGCATAACGGCGATAGACACTTTCGTCCgtagagagcttcaaacggtgcagcttgtatgcttgtatggtagctgttgttataggagaactcaaccaaaggcaggtgagtgtcccaactgccacccaagtccattacacaagcacgaagcatatcttctaatgtctgaatcattctctcactttgaccgtccgtctgtggatgaaaTGCGGTGCTCAAATTCAATTGTGAACCAAACGCTTCTTGGaaagattgccaaatccttgacacaaatcttccgtCTCTGTCAGAAttgattgagataggcactccatgacgtgcgaCTATCTCCCTCAGGTACAGCTCAGCTAGCTTACCAGTGTTATCCTTTTCcttgattggcaaaaagtgggcagATTTAGTCagacggtctacgattacccaaatcgtatcatgacctctATGTGTCTTTGGCagcttggttatgaagtccattgagatctgctcccacttccacatgggtatctcaggttactgcagaagacctgaaggcttctgatactCGGCCTTTACTttggcacaagttaaacactttcCTACGTAAGTTGCAACATCACCTTTCAATCtcggccaccagtagaaatccttcaaatcttggtacatcttgtccgatcctgggtggatcgagtaccTCGATTATGAGCTTCATCGAAGATTACGTCTCTAAGACCTCCAAAGaggggaacccaaattcgtcccaTGAAACACAAGGTTCCTTCCTCATTAGCTACCAActtcttctccatcccacggagatattcatcCTTAAGATTTTCTTTCTTAAAAGCTTCTCTTTGCGCAGCACGAATGCACAACGAGAGGTCCGTTTgtataatcatctccaaagccctaacccttatgggcttaatcctctcttttcgactcaaggcgtctgccactacattcgcctttcctgggtgatatttgatttcacaatcataatcgtttaacagCTCCACCCATCGCCGCTGTTTCATATTAAGCTCTTTATGGTcgaatatgtgctggaggctcttgtgatctgaaaaGATCGTACATCGggtgccatacaaataatgttgccaaatctttaatgcaaataccactgcgcctaattccaaatcatgcgtggtgtagttcttctcatgaaccttcaactggcgcgaagcataggcgataaccttctgtcgctgcatcatcACGCAGCCCAATCactgacgcgaagcgtcgcagtataccacgaagtcgttgGTGCCTTCAGGTAGGGATAAAataggtgcatcgcaaagcttgttctttagcaactgaaaagcttcttcttgcttgtcaCCCCATTCATACTTTTTGTCCTTTTGAGTAAGGGAGGTCAGCGGTTgagcgattttagaaaaattctcaatgaatcgacgataatatccTGCTAAACCTAGGAACTGACGGATCTCAGTTGGCATCTtcggagtttcccaattcttaatcgcctcgatcttggtggggtccacatgaatcccatcttcGTTTACTACCTGACCAAGGAACTGTAcctcatcaaatccataaatactgctggcgcgtttgtcaacccaaacagCATTACtagaaactcataatgtccataacgattTCTAAAAGCAGTTTTCGGTATACTTTCTTCTTGTATCCGCAGCTGGTGgtaacctgatcgaagatcgattttggagtagtaactcgaaccttgaagttgatcgaagaggtcatcaatcctcggcaaaggataccgattcttgatggttaacttgttcagctctcgattgtcacgacccccgaccccatctggccggaatcggtgccgtgagcagtccagtggtaccggtgattattttgaaaaacattgcaacggaaatttcatcaggatcgtgagttaggaaaaatatcagagtttagaaacaccggattttatttaattaGATGGAATAAATCCcgtgttttacaaaggtagcttttaataaaaacaatatttcttaatctgattaataaaataagccacttcttgaagtcttttagtgccggatccaatccttactccaatctactgtaattacctgaaacgcgttttaaaaaggttttgtcagcgggaaatactgagtgaatcattcattttactgaaaatgacacatttattttaatacacagtgttaagatcttttacacatgtttctgatatcaaccaactacccacagtatttgtcactcgaccggatctgtgacagtggtcatatcaccattggctgccccaatgaatgacgtaaatcaattaaaattaggttcgcccacctaaaatgatttaaactgtagtaatgtgcacaataccccacatactggctgtaatttggtgattacatcaacttaatcactgtaattataattctgaaaataatttggagtattgtaaaacagttgataaaaagagagaatgactcacattataaacatgcagattcatacggccaaagtttagtctacagataagccttgatatattgcatatttatacaggcagagcttagcctattgatttagccttgtaacctagtgcatacgaactaggtaggtaacttaatacaacaattacgataactcacgagatcaaattctcacaacgaacgaaaagtgcgatacttaaacatccatcgaattaacgacgaacgacaaagtacgatacttaaacatccatcgaattatcgacgaacgacaaagtataaccctaatgtgggcggcacttaaacattctttggatatattgatctcggaaaatgaatcgtaatagcgatcgagtgattaccctgttttgcggcagcaattcgagtgtagtgtgtgtttaattgtagtaaaGTGACCTTAACTCGACGTATAGACAAcgattttacgtcgtttcaactcccagattcaagtcccaaggccctctatttatactgaaaattggcatctcccgcgtgtcgcgacagaattcggggaacctcccgcgtatcgcctgggatgccaatttagggtagggtaggtttcgtgtccagtagcttgggtgagttggcagttttattaaattcaattcagacaacgaataataaggataatatcgattagggtttaatcccccctgagttttaggggccctgatcctgattccaattgttccgaaaattttagggttagtgcgaaattacttgggtgtttcaattagggtttccttattgactaattatcactCTAATTATTAGTTTTAAGGaaagttgttacatcctccccaccttaggaaaaatctcgtcctcgagattcattgaaacagatgagggtacttgcgcttcatttctgattccagttcccaagtgtattccggtcctctctttgaattccatttgactttcaccagtacgagtcgtttgtgtttgagaaacttgattttcttatcttctatttgtaagggtttttctatgaatttcagcttttcatttacctccacatcttgaagaggtactaccagggattcgtctgatagacacttcttaagattggatacatgaaatacatcatgtactccagctagttcttctggtagttgtaagcgataagcaactggtccgatttgttgaatcactgggaatggtccaacatatcttggactcagttttcctttcttaccaaatcgtactactcctctccaaggagatactttcaaaagtactttgtctcctatctggaaattgagtggcttgcggcgattgtctgcatagctcttctggcgatccctggttgttttcaatctttccttgatttgggttatcttgtctgtggtttcttgcacgatttctggacctgataattgactttctcctatttctgcccaacatacgggagttctgcacttgcgtccatacagtgcttcgaatggagcggcctcgatacttgagtgataactattgttataggagaattcgattaatggtaaatggttatcccaattacctccaaagtcaattacacatgctcggagcatgtcttctagagtttggatcgtcatttcactttgtccgtctgtctgtggatgatatgcagtacttagattgagtcgggttcccattgattcttggaaacttgtccagaaacgggaagtgaaacgactatctctatccgatacaatggagagtggaactccatgtaaggatactatttcatctacgtacaacttggctaacctttccatgctaaagttttcctttattggtagaaaatgagcggatttggttaatcggtccacgatcacccaaatagcatcattaccttttctggttttgggtaacttagtaacaaagtccattgttatgagttcccatttccatacaggcatttctaactgttgtagtagacctgagggtttctgatgttcggctttaacttgtgaacaagttaaacacttagatacgtattcg
This genomic interval carries:
- the LOC110897294 gene encoding chaperone protein dnaJ 11, chloroplastic, which gives rise to MAFSSSSCFFTSPNFTVNRQPISANFATAERTASFSTRSQRITNQSSLYDVLGIQIGADTVEIKAAYRRLARVLHPDVGNCDSSADEFMKVHSAYATLSDPGKRADYDRSLFVRQKMSVRSSILSSSPAGFSGYSGRRWETDQCW